The proteins below are encoded in one region of Pseudomonas entomophila L48:
- a CDS encoding LysR family transcriptional regulator, translated as MAQDLPPLNALRAFEATARLNSVSQAAEALHVTHGAVSRQIKVLEEHLGVALFVKDGRGVKLTDAGMRLRDVSAEAFDRLRSVCAELSRDADEAPFVLGCSGSLLARWFIPRLGRLKADLPELRLHLSAGEGDLDPRRPGLDALLVYAEPPWPADMQVHVLAEERIGPVMSPHFEGFDRLKAAPAVALQREAVLHTTSRPQAWPTWAQQHGIEPGALSYGQAFEHLYYLLEAAVAGLGVAIAPQPLVADDLKAGRLAAPWGFSPTRAALALWVPRRAADGRAEQLAQWLRRELQQQAG; from the coding sequence ATGGCCCAGGACCTTCCTCCTCTCAACGCCCTGCGGGCCTTCGAGGCAACCGCCCGGCTCAATAGCGTCAGCCAGGCGGCCGAAGCGCTTCATGTTACCCACGGTGCCGTCAGCCGGCAGATCAAGGTGCTCGAGGAGCATCTGGGCGTGGCGCTGTTCGTCAAGGATGGTCGTGGCGTCAAACTCACAGATGCCGGCATGCGCCTACGCGATGTGAGTGCCGAGGCCTTCGACCGGTTGCGAAGTGTCTGCGCCGAGCTTTCCCGCGATGCCGACGAAGCACCCTTCGTGCTCGGCTGCTCCGGCAGCTTGCTGGCCCGCTGGTTCATCCCGCGCCTGGGGCGCTTGAAAGCCGACCTGCCGGAATTGCGCCTGCACTTGTCAGCGGGCGAAGGTGATCTAGATCCTCGCCGCCCGGGGTTGGACGCCCTGCTGGTGTACGCCGAGCCGCCTTGGCCGGCGGACATGCAGGTGCACGTGCTTGCTGAAGAGCGGATCGGCCCGGTGATGAGTCCGCACTTTGAAGGCTTCGATCGGTTGAAGGCCGCGCCAGCCGTGGCTTTGCAACGAGAAGCAGTACTTCACACGACCTCTCGGCCCCAGGCTTGGCCGACCTGGGCACAGCAACATGGCATCGAGCCTGGCGCGCTGAGTTACGGCCAGGCATTCGAGCATCTGTACTACCTGTTGGAGGCTGCGGTGGCTGGGCTTGGCGTGGCCATTGCGCCACAACCGCTGGTTGCGGACGACCTGAAAGCCGGACGGCTGGCCGCACCGTGGGGATTTTCCCCCACCCGTGCGGCGTTGGCCTTGTGGGTACCCCGGCGCGCCGCCGACGGGCGCGCCGAGCAGCTGGCGCAGTGGCTGCGCCGCGAGTTGCAGCAGCAGGCGGGCTAG
- a CDS encoding DUF883 family protein, whose product MAHNSLRNASLESMEAEIESLLKTLEHLKHDASEESHKTMKALRGNAENALKHSRSLLSDAYSEVKTRTRQTGVATRDYAQQHPWTTAGVAIGALGLLAAYLMCRRD is encoded by the coding sequence ATGGCCCACAACTCGCTGCGCAACGCCTCGCTGGAAAGCATGGAAGCGGAGATCGAGAGCCTGCTCAAGACGCTGGAGCACCTCAAGCACGATGCCTCGGAAGAGTCCCACAAGACCATGAAGGCGCTGCGCGGCAATGCCGAGAACGCCCTCAAGCACTCGCGCAGCCTGCTCAGCGATGCCTATTCGGAGGTGAAGACCCGCACCCGTCAGACAGGTGTCGCCACCCGCGACTATGCCCAGCAGCACCCCTGGACCACTGCCGGCGTGGCCATCGGCGCCCTGGGCCTGCTGGCCGCCTACCTGATGTGCCGCCGCGACTAG
- a CDS encoding dodecin, whose amino-acid sequence MSDHHTYKKIELVGSSPTSIEEAINNALAEAGKSIKHLEWFEVVDTRGHIRDNKAAHFQVTLKVGFRIANS is encoded by the coding sequence ATGTCCGATCATCACACCTACAAGAAGATCGAGCTGGTCGGGTCCTCGCCCACCAGCATCGAAGAGGCGATCAACAATGCCCTGGCCGAGGCCGGCAAGAGCATCAAGCACCTGGAGTGGTTCGAGGTGGTTGATACTCGCGGGCATATCCGCGACAACAAGGCCGCGCACTTCCAGGTGACGCTTAAGGTTGGGTTCCGCATCGCCAACAGCTGA
- a CDS encoding DUF1161 domain-containing protein, with protein MKKLMLAVGLMVLAGGAMAAGKPCEELKAEIAAKLDAKGVKGYTLEIVKKGDPAGKVVGTCEGGAKEIVYRRG; from the coding sequence ATGAAGAAGTTGATGCTGGCTGTAGGGCTGATGGTGTTGGCCGGTGGCGCGATGGCGGCGGGCAAGCCGTGCGAGGAGCTCAAGGCGGAGATTGCAGCGAAGCTGGATGCCAAGGGTGTGAAGGGTTACACGCTGGAGATCGTCAAGAAGGGCGACCCGGCGGGCAAGGTGGTGGGGACCTGTGAGGGCGGGGCCAAGGAGATTGTCTACCGGCGTGGTTGA